A window from Rana temporaria chromosome 8, aRanTem1.1, whole genome shotgun sequence encodes these proteins:
- the LOC120909847 gene encoding uncharacterized protein LOC120909847 isoform X2, translating to MMEKRPPLTSPDGSSNGNPPERCPRPLYSRDSTQEHQEILQEDQGDCVSNLKPTQTEEEMCVNTVVQHKGKRVPTDGSESKNPQQQQCLHPFISWNCAQKDHKVSYEDQRDCRSNDKAVNTERAEDKFLMIDVKKERECWLNVETEVKEKEENKILSIDMHKKQHLHQPYYQAKATERVQNKFLRIDLQEEPECQLNNEAEINENEGNEISRIDAMNEKRDHPMNIKAKARERLQDKFLRFDVQKERECPSNFNAKVKRKEENETLRIDWQKEKHEDRSNVKAEVPPSTQDKFLRIDVQKDRDCPSNNKADLKEKEERLDMQKEKPEHQLNVKAEATERAQDKYLKIDLQKDRECQSNAKAEEKEENKTLRIDLQKQKHEHQLSMKGKAMERVEDTFSRMEMQRKRHHERRLNFKADVAERQENTFLRTDAQKEWEFPFQRSVIRNTPKRCSSPLDHWDSTQEHQKVLQDEKGKPLPNIKVEVTESDDEMYLWRDPMCKEEDVSTDGSNNRNTPERCRSPLYSWDSPLENHKNLSKYQEERLSQYQAGGRGAPEKMYGRGVEQRKEGIPSEIGSDGRYTGYNMDKCPMIFPDSEMEDDVTRDSLEEAGIDANLYSIPHGVGQSSGPSTLAGSLLGHLPPVPNRTYRRRGETFMCFECGECFTAKAKLFKHQRDHIVDKPHSCPDCGKCFVEKSHLVNHQRSHSVEKPYSCSICGKCFGEKGHLANHEKSHANEKEFFCYECGKCFTQRGHFNRHQRLHTGEKPYPCPECGKCFPHREYLIRHQRVHAGQKPFPCAECGKCFTDKYDLAKHERIHSGHRPYSCPECGRGFTQKSNLARHVRVHADYSRIHVLTVENGSLEEPSSSTISVPTKDETFLYQDMTSE from the exons atggatccagtaatgggaacccaccagagagatgtccccgtcctctgtattcccgggactccaCACAGGAACATCAGGAGATCCTTCAGGAGGATCAG GGCGATTGTGTCTCTAATTTGAAACCCACGCAGACAGAGGAGGAAATGTGTGTGAATACCGTGGTGCAGCACAAGGGGAAGCGagttcctacagatggatccgaAAGCAAAAATCCTCAACAGCAGCAATGTCTTCATCCTTTTATTTCCTGGAATTGTGCACAGAAAGATCACAAGGTCTCCTATGAAGATCAG CGTGACTGTCGGTCAAACGATAAAGCTGTAAACACAGAAAGAGCAGAAgacaaatttttgatgatcgatgtAAAGAAGGAGCGCGAATGTTGGTTGAATGTTGAAACTGAAGtcaaagagaaagaagaaaacaaGATTTTGAGCATTGATATGCATAAAAAGCAGCATTTACATCAGCCCTATTATCAAGCTAAAGCCACGGAAAGGGTACAAAACAAATTTTTGAGGATCGATCTACAGGAGGAGCCTGAATGTCAGTTAAACAATGAAGCTGAAATCAATGAGAACGAAGGTAACGAGATTTCGAGGATCGATGCGATGAATGAGAAGCGCGATCATCCTATGAATATTAAAGCTAAAGCCAGAGAGAGGCTACAAGACAAATTTTTGAGGTTCGATGTACAGAAGGAGCGCGAATGTCCGTCGAACTTTAATGCCAAAgtcaaaagaaaagaagaaaacgaGACTTTGAGGATTGACTGGCAGAAAGAGAAGCATGAAGATCGGTCGAATGTTAAAGCGGAAGTCCCACCGAGCACACAGGACAAATTCCTGAGGATCGACGTACAGAAGGATCGGGACTGTCCGTCGAATAATAAAGCCGACctcaaagaaaaagaagaaaggctTGACATGCAGAAAGAGAAGCCCGAGCATCAGttgaatgttaaagcggaggccACAGAGAGAGCACAAGACAAATATTTAAAGATCGATCTACAGAAGGATCGGGAATGTCAGTCGAATGCTAAAgccgaagaaaaagaagaaaacaagacTTTGAGGATCGATCTGCAGAAACAAAAGCACGAACATCAGTTGAGCATGAAAGGTAAAGCCATGGAGCGAGTAGAAGACACATTTTCGAGGATGGAAATGCAGAGGAAGCGCCACCACGAGCGCCGGTTGAACTTTAAAGCCGACGTCGCAGAGAGGCAAGAAAACACGTTTTTGAGGACCGATGCGCAGAAGGAGTGGGAATTTCCCTTCCAAAGATCCGTTATTCGAAATACACCAAAGAGGTGTTCCAGTCCTCTTGATCactgggattccacacaggaacatCAAAAGGTCCTCCAGGACGAAAAG GGCAAACCTTTACCTAATATTAAAGTTGAAGTGACGGAGAGTGACGATGAGATGTATTTGTGGAGAGACCCGATGTGTAAAGAAGAGGACGTTTCCACAGATGGGTCCAACAACAGGAACACACCGGAGAGATGTCGAAGCCCTCTTTACTCCTGGGATTCTCCCCTGGAAAATCACAAGAACTTATCAAAATATCAG GAAGAAAGGTTGTCTCAGTATCAAGCTGGAGGTAGAGGAGCACCAGAGAAGATGTATGGTAGGGGTGTGGAACAGCGTAAAGAGGGAATTCCTTCAGAGATTGGCTCGG ATGGAAGATACACGGGGTACAATATGGATAAATGTCCCATGATCTTTCCAGACAGTGAAATGGAAGATGATGTCACAAGAGATTCTTTAGAAGAAGCGGGCATTGATGCAAATCTCTATTCAATACCTCACGGTGTGGGTCAATCATCTGGTCCCTCTACCCTTGCGGGGAGCTTACTTGGTCACTTACCTCCAGTCCCCAATCGTACATATCGAAGAAGGGGTGAAACGTTTATGTGCTTCGAGTGCGGCGAATGTTTTACGGCCAAAGCAAAACTTTTCAAACACCAGCGAGATCACATAGTGGACAAACCACACTCCTGCCCCGATTGCGGGAAATGCTTTGTTGAAAAGTCGCACCTCGTCAATCACCAGAGGAGTCACTCGGTGGAAAAGCCCTATTCCTGTTCCATATGCGGAAAATGTTTCGGAGAAAAGGGGCATCTGGCCAATCACGAGAAGAGCCACGCCAACGAGAAGGAGTTTTTCTGCTACGAGTGTGGCAAATGTTTCACTCAGAGGGGACACTTCAACAGACACCAAAGACTTcatacaggggagaagccatatccaTGTCCTGAATGCGGGAAGTGTTTTCCACATCGAGAATATCTCATTAGGCACCAGAGGGTCCATGCGGGGCAGAAGCCGTTTCCATGCgcggagtgtgggaaatgtttcactgaCAAGTACGATCTTGCCAAACATGAGAGAATTCACAGCGGTCATCGGCCATACTCATGCCCCGAGTGTGGGAGAGGCTTTACGCAAAAATCAAACCTGGCTAGGCATGTTAGAGTCCATGCGGACTACAGCCGTATTCACGTTCTGACTGTGGAAAACGGCTCACTAGAAGAGCCTTCCTCATCTACTATCTCCGTCCCCACGAAAGACGAGACGTTCCTGTATCAGGATATGACTTCTGAGTAA
- the LOC120909847 gene encoding uncharacterized protein LOC120909847 isoform X1 translates to MEKSRSCMTERILDLTLEIIYLLIGEECIIAKKISGDQVMPNRPLSVSQRCSRKRSPKMEPPTHSLISERNNDKKILEVTQKIIELLTGEVPIRCQDVTVYFSMEEWEYLEGHKDLYKDAMMEKRPPLTSPDGSSNGNPPERCPRPLYSRDSTQEHQEDQGDCVSNLKPTQTEEEMCVNTVVQHKGKRVPTDGSESKNPQQQQCLHPFISWNCAQKDHKVSYEDQRDCRSNDKAVNTERAEDKFLMIDVKKERECWLNVETEVKEKEENKILSIDMHKKQHLHQPYYQAKATERVQNKFLRIDLQEEPECQLNNEAEINENEGNEISRIDAMNEKRDHPMNIKAKARERLQDKFLRFDVQKERECPSNFNAKVKRKEENETLRIDWQKEKHEDRSNVKAEVPPSTQDKFLRIDVQKDRDCPSNNKADLKEKEERLDMQKEKPEHQLNVKAEATERAQDKYLKIDLQKDRECQSNAKAEEKEENKTLRIDLQKQKHEHQLSMKGKAMERVEDTFSRMEMQRKRHHERRLNFKADVAERQENTFLRTDAQKEWEFPFQRSVIRNTPKRCSSPLDHWDSTQEHQKVLQDEKGKPLPNIKVEVTESDDEMYLWRDPMCKEEDVSTDGSNNRNTPERCRSPLYSWDSPLENHKNLSKYQEERLSQYQAGGRGAPEKMYGRGVEQRKEGIPSEIGSDGRYTGYNMDKCPMIFPDSEMEDDVTRDSLEEAGIDANLYSIPHGVGQSSGPSTLAGSLLGHLPPVPNRTYRRRGETFMCFECGECFTAKAKLFKHQRDHIVDKPHSCPDCGKCFVEKSHLVNHQRSHSVEKPYSCSICGKCFGEKGHLANHEKSHANEKEFFCYECGKCFTQRGHFNRHQRLHTGEKPYPCPECGKCFPHREYLIRHQRVHAGQKPFPCAECGKCFTDKYDLAKHERIHSGHRPYSCPECGRGFTQKSNLARHVRVHADYSRIHVLTVENGSLEEPSSSTISVPTKDETFLYQDMTSE, encoded by the exons ATGGAGAAAAGCAGGAGTTGCATGACTGAAAGGATTTtggacctcaccctggagatcatctacctgctaatcggagag GAATGCATTATAGCGAAGAAGATATCTGGTGATCAAGTGATGCCCAACAGACCTCTCAGTGTGTCACAAAGATGTAGCAGAAAACGGAGCCCGAAGATGGAACCTCCAACTCACTCACTGATATCTGAGAGGAACAACGACAAGAAGATCCTAGAAGTCACCCAGAAGATCatagagctgctgacaggagag gttcctataaggtgtcaggatgtcactgtctatttctccatggaggagtgggagtatctagaaggacacaaggatctctacaaggacgccaTGATGGAGAAGCGGCCGCCCCTCACAtctccgg atggatccagtaatgggaacccaccagagagatgtcctcgtcctctgtattcccgggactccaCGCAGGAACATCAGGAGGATCAG GGCGATTGTGTCTCTAATTTGAAACCCACGCAGACAGAGGAGGAAATGTGTGTGAATACCGTGGTGCAGCACAAGGGGAAGCGagttcctacagatggatccgaAAGCAAAAATCCTCAACAGCAGCAATGTCTTCATCCTTTTATTTCCTGGAATTGTGCACAGAAAGATCACAAGGTCTCCTATGAAGATCAG CGTGACTGTCGGTCAAACGATAAAGCTGTAAACACAGAAAGAGCAGAAgacaaatttttgatgatcgatgtAAAGAAGGAGCGCGAATGTTGGTTGAATGTTGAAACTGAAGtcaaagagaaagaagaaaacaaGATTTTGAGCATTGATATGCATAAAAAGCAGCATTTACATCAGCCCTATTATCAAGCTAAAGCCACGGAAAGGGTACAAAACAAATTTTTGAGGATCGATCTACAGGAGGAGCCTGAATGTCAGTTAAACAATGAAGCTGAAATCAATGAGAACGAAGGTAACGAGATTTCGAGGATCGATGCGATGAATGAGAAGCGCGATCATCCTATGAATATTAAAGCTAAAGCCAGAGAGAGGCTACAAGACAAATTTTTGAGGTTCGATGTACAGAAGGAGCGCGAATGTCCGTCGAACTTTAATGCCAAAgtcaaaagaaaagaagaaaacgaGACTTTGAGGATTGACTGGCAGAAAGAGAAGCATGAAGATCGGTCGAATGTTAAAGCGGAAGTCCCACCGAGCACACAGGACAAATTCCTGAGGATCGACGTACAGAAGGATCGGGACTGTCCGTCGAATAATAAAGCCGACctcaaagaaaaagaagaaaggctTGACATGCAGAAAGAGAAGCCCGAGCATCAGttgaatgttaaagcggaggccACAGAGAGAGCACAAGACAAATATTTAAAGATCGATCTACAGAAGGATCGGGAATGTCAGTCGAATGCTAAAgccgaagaaaaagaagaaaacaagacTTTGAGGATCGATCTGCAGAAACAAAAGCACGAACATCAGTTGAGCATGAAAGGTAAAGCCATGGAGCGAGTAGAAGACACATTTTCGAGGATGGAAATGCAGAGGAAGCGCCACCACGAGCGCCGGTTGAACTTTAAAGCCGACGTCGCAGAGAGGCAAGAAAACACGTTTTTGAGGACCGATGCGCAGAAGGAGTGGGAATTTCCCTTCCAAAGATCCGTTATTCGAAATACACCAAAGAGGTGTTCCAGTCCTCTTGATCactgggattccacacaggaacatCAAAAGGTCCTCCAGGACGAAAAG GGCAAACCTTTACCTAATATTAAAGTTGAAGTGACGGAGAGTGACGATGAGATGTATTTGTGGAGAGACCCGATGTGTAAAGAAGAGGACGTTTCCACAGATGGGTCCAACAACAGGAACACACCGGAGAGATGTCGAAGCCCTCTTTACTCCTGGGATTCTCCCCTGGAAAATCACAAGAACTTATCAAAATATCAG GAAGAAAGGTTGTCTCAGTATCAAGCTGGAGGTAGAGGAGCACCAGAGAAGATGTATGGTAGGGGTGTGGAACAGCGTAAAGAGGGAATTCCTTCAGAGATTGGCTCGG ATGGAAGATACACGGGGTACAATATGGATAAATGTCCCATGATCTTTCCAGACAGTGAAATGGAAGATGATGTCACAAGAGATTCTTTAGAAGAAGCGGGCATTGATGCAAATCTCTATTCAATACCTCACGGTGTGGGTCAATCATCTGGTCCCTCTACCCTTGCGGGGAGCTTACTTGGTCACTTACCTCCAGTCCCCAATCGTACATATCGAAGAAGGGGTGAAACGTTTATGTGCTTCGAGTGCGGCGAATGTTTTACGGCCAAAGCAAAACTTTTCAAACACCAGCGAGATCACATAGTGGACAAACCACACTCCTGCCCCGATTGCGGGAAATGCTTTGTTGAAAAGTCGCACCTCGTCAATCACCAGAGGAGTCACTCGGTGGAAAAGCCCTATTCCTGTTCCATATGCGGAAAATGTTTCGGAGAAAAGGGGCATCTGGCCAATCACGAGAAGAGCCACGCCAACGAGAAGGAGTTTTTCTGCTACGAGTGTGGCAAATGTTTCACTCAGAGGGGACACTTCAACAGACACCAAAGACTTcatacaggggagaagccatatccaTGTCCTGAATGCGGGAAGTGTTTTCCACATCGAGAATATCTCATTAGGCACCAGAGGGTCCATGCGGGGCAGAAGCCGTTTCCATGCgcggagtgtgggaaatgtttcactgaCAAGTACGATCTTGCCAAACATGAGAGAATTCACAGCGGTCATCGGCCATACTCATGCCCCGAGTGTGGGAGAGGCTTTACGCAAAAATCAAACCTGGCTAGGCATGTTAGAGTCCATGCGGACTACAGCCGTATTCACGTTCTGACTGTGGAAAACGGCTCACTAGAAGAGCCTTCCTCATCTACTATCTCCGTCCCCACGAAAGACGAGACGTTCCTGTATCAGGATATGACTTCTGAGTAA